The following proteins are encoded in a genomic region of Magallana gigas chromosome 1, xbMagGiga1.1, whole genome shotgun sequence:
- the LOC105320021 gene encoding uncharacterized protein codes for MATQQCVECSDVSSLDLCTQTVECAHDEVCFTHRREVSEGTYLYSAGCTTKQSCEAGHPVVHTTEDPVEQGLGHIIGRKRRQETGTCYKCCSSTGATKEPCNNQLCKVPIQPLMCHQCGDIGGVIPCLTSEVISDHLAPCPAGYFCMTDLYHYFDGSINIYKRCVNEAICQNMWLKSTSDNTNCMNFVHHLRPQAQYTNYDCHYCCTQDGCNSKIAPANNTLYISH; via the exons ATGGCTACACAGCAGTGTGTTGAATGTTCCGATGTCTCCTCATTAGACCTGTGTACACAGACAGTTGAATGTGCCCATGATGAG GTTTGTTTCACCCATAGAAGAGAAGTATCTGAGGGAACATACCTCTATAGCGCAGGATGTACCACAAAACAG TCTTGTGAAGCTGGTCATCCAGTGGTGCACACGACGGAAGACCCAGTAGAACAGGGTCTGGGTCACATCATCGGGAGGAAGCGGCGACAGGAGACGGGCACCTGCTACAAGTGCTGCTCCAGTACAGGGGCGACCAAAGAACCTTGCAACAACCAACTTTGCAAAGTACCAA TTCAACCGCTAATGTGTCATCAATGTGGTGACATTGGTGGCGTTATTCCGTGCCTTACAAGTGAGGTGATTTCGGATCATTTGGCGCCGTGTCCAGCAGGATACTTTTGTATGACCGACCTTTACCACTACTTTGATGGCTCTATCAACATCTATAAAAG ATGTGTGAACGAGGCGATTTGTCAGAACATGTGGTTGAAGTCTACCTCAGACAACACTAACTGCATGAACTTTGTCCACCATCTCCGTCCCCAGGCCCAGTACACGAACTACGACTGTCACTACTGTTGTACACAAGACGGGTGTAACTCCAAGATAGCTCCCGCCAATAACACTCTGTATATAAGTCactga
- the LOC136269467 gene encoding orexin/Hypocretin receptor type 1-like has protein sequence MASTDTDNLLTEQHSKQLLPNTVLDLIAGAFGVFGNGIVLLMYTKFITDKSGTRYFIPILALVDLIGCVSSVSSFHLDNTMRYVYPSANLCKTLFFLIIMSGGFSAHLIFAIALQRYLIICRPFGQQMTQRYRRIAVLAIFLSSLGYAAPLLKFAGLKETGKRYTEGNDTRKVSVSFCYFDGGSYGSRVMLPYFGTLLLLSFINIIVTSGLYIPVTKTIYKTLSPFNGAAYRANNSQDEETRVTSTDDHSSSFEQVKMMEIPRQDLTKTANCSEPQSTTCRESNHKQQTRRKLSIMFLLIIIVYVVSYLTSLITQIHTFVTGIRLTGYQLNINFFFLRFNLLNHIANPYIYWFYDVKFRGELKKLCCRRLHKNSFDL, from the coding sequence atgGCAAGTACAGACACGGACAATCTACTGACAGAACAACACTCTAAGCAACTTCTCCCAAACACAGTGCTAGACCTTATTGCAGGGGCATTTGGTGTATTCGGCAACGGCATTGTCCTTTTGATGTACACCAAGTTCATAACCGATAAAAGCGGCACAAGGTACTTCATCCCGATCCTGGCTCTGGTGGACCTCATAGGGTGTGTATCAAGTGTTAGCAGTTTTCACTTAGACAACACGATGAGATACGTCTATCCGAGCGCCAACCTCTGCAAAACCCTATTTTTCCTGATTATCATGTCCGGCGGGTTTTCCGCTCATCTGATTTTTGCTATCGCGTTGCAGCGATATCTGATAATTTGCCGCCCTTTTGGTCAGCAGATGACTCAAAGGTACCGCCGAATTGCAGTATTGGCTATTTTTCTTTCCTCGCTTGGATATGCAGCCCCATTGCTGAAGTTTGCAGGGTTGAAAGAGACTGGAAAACGCTATACAGAAGGGAATGATACACGGAAAGTCTCGGTATCTTTCTGTTATTTCGACGGCGGTTCATACGGATCTCGAGTGATGCTTCCGTACTTTGGAACGCTTCTGCTGCTTTCGTTCATTAATATCATAGTGACTTCTGGATTATACATTCCCGTGACCAAAACCATATACAAAACATTATCGCCATTTAATGGGGCAGCCTATAGGGCAAACAATTCACAAGATGAAGAAACCCGCGTTACCTCCACAGATGATCATAGTTCAAGTTTTGAACAAGTCAAAATGATGGAAATTCCTCGACAGGATTTGACTAAAACGGCAAATTGCTCTGAACCACAATCAACTACTTGCCGAGAATCGAACCATAAACAGCAGACTCGCAGAAAACTAAGCATTATGTTTCTGCTAATCATTATTGTCTACGTAGTTTCGTATCTGACGTCATTGATTACACAAATCCATACATTTGTGACCGGAATACGTTTAACGGGATACCAACTAAATATCAATTTCTTCTTTCTGCGTTTTAATCTTCTAAATCATATCGCAAACCCGTACATCTATTGGTTTTACGATGTCAAGTTTAGGGGAGAACTTAAGAAACTATGTTGTAGGAGACTACACAAAAACTCTTTCGACctttaa